One window of the Nitrospira sp. genome contains the following:
- a CDS encoding ATP-binding protein, whose amino-acid sequence MDTVTSDRPPLPPIAGDPTPETGATPALNPPQPAKRTLVIRFRELTIERRILAGFSLVFIGILIIGAVSYRNTTILIENSRLDTRSHDLLQLLTNVDVAMDEAENNHRRYLVTGEVVYLKSFRSLTEQKPTYLKYLKDLTAGLPLQEGRVDTLQKLIEQQISAETGAIAKRDGGGFEAVRRIALEGAAKRELTAIHRIIGEMEVEERQSLRRRLSESTLSTTNTIVLLALGALLQLVLLASVYYLIRHDITARRKVAAELQLRGELLEAANKELEAFSYSVSHDLRAPLRHIDGYASLLSKSVGDTLNEKAKRYLQTISDSAKQMGQLIDDLLVFSRMGRQEMLHTTVNLDQLIKTILYDLRLDLQGREISWTIDTLPEVPGDPAMLRQVFVNLISNAIKFTGTRPIAKIAIGLERKSAGEITVFVRDNGVGFDMQYLDKLFGVFQRLHRADEFEGTGIGLANVRRIVHRHGGRVWAEGIPDQGATFFVTLPTRRPRT is encoded by the coding sequence ATGGACACAGTGACGAGCGATCGACCGCCGCTGCCTCCGATCGCCGGAGATCCCACCCCGGAAACAGGCGCCACCCCGGCTCTCAATCCGCCACAACCGGCCAAGCGGACCCTCGTCATACGATTCCGCGAACTGACCATTGAACGCCGGATCCTGGCAGGGTTTAGTCTGGTCTTTATCGGCATCCTCATTATCGGCGCCGTGTCCTACCGCAATACGACCATTCTGATCGAGAACAGCCGCCTGGACACAAGGAGCCACGATCTCCTCCAGCTGTTGACTAACGTGGATGTGGCGATGGATGAGGCGGAAAATAACCATCGCCGTTATCTCGTCACCGGAGAAGTCGTCTACCTGAAGAGCTTCCGGTCACTCACGGAACAGAAACCAACCTATCTGAAGTATCTGAAAGACCTCACCGCAGGGCTCCCGCTGCAAGAGGGTCGAGTCGACACACTCCAGAAACTGATCGAGCAGCAAATCAGTGCGGAAACGGGGGCGATCGCCAAACGGGATGGAGGGGGATTCGAAGCCGTCCGTCGCATCGCGCTTGAAGGCGCCGCGAAACGCGAGCTCACGGCTATTCACCGCATCATCGGGGAAATGGAAGTTGAGGAACGTCAGAGTTTACGCCGGCGCCTCAGCGAATCGACCCTCAGCACAACCAATACCATTGTGCTTCTCGCCTTAGGAGCCCTCCTTCAACTGGTGCTCCTCGCCTCGGTCTATTACCTCATCCGGCACGATATTACCGCTCGTCGAAAGGTCGCAGCGGAACTCCAGCTTCGCGGGGAACTCCTCGAAGCGGCCAACAAAGAGCTTGAGGCATTCAGCTATTCGGTCTCGCACGACCTCCGAGCACCGCTCCGCCACATTGATGGCTATGCCTCGCTCCTCAGCAAATCAGTCGGCGACACCTTGAATGAGAAAGCCAAGCGCTACCTCCAAACGATTTCCGACTCGGCCAAACAGATGGGCCAATTGATTGACGACCTGCTCGTGTTTTCCCGCATGGGACGCCAGGAAATGCTCCATACCACGGTCAATCTCGACCAGCTCATTAAGACCATCCTTTACGATTTACGTCTTGACTTGCAAGGACGGGAAATATCCTGGACAATCGACACACTGCCGGAAGTACCGGGCGACCCCGCCATGCTTCGACAGGTGTTTGTGAATCTGATTTCGAACGCGATCAAGTTTACCGGAACCCGGCCCATCGCGAAGATCGCCATCGGGCTTGAACGGAAGAGCGCAGGGGAGATCACCGTGTTTGTCCGCGATAACGGCGTGGGATTCGATATGCAATATCTCGACAAGCTGTTCGGCGTCTTCCAGCGGCTTCACCGAGCAGATGAATTTGAAGGGACCGGTATTGGCCTCGCCAATGTGCGTCGCATCGTCCATCGCCACGGAGGGCGGGTGTGGGCTGAAGGCATCCCCGATCAAGGCGCGACGTTCTTTGTCACACTCCCAACCAGGAGACCTCGAACATGA
- a CDS encoding NADH-quinone oxidoreductase subunit N: MNFELNMTIADLLFLLPEIFLTLWLCLVLIVDFAFPRLPKEQLAYLSVVGLVVTLGCLAWFDLTHISGALFGNMFVLDRMSIFFKMFIVGASILVILASIEYVNRFAFFRGEYYFLIVMSALGMMFMASANDLLSLFVTLEFSTFGFYVLVAYLREDLASNEAGLKFFILGVFAAGLLAYGISLVYGETGKLVFSDMASAPATPGLIIGFLLIFAALGFKIGAVPFHSWIPDTYHGAPTPVTAFLSIAPKGAAIAILLRLFFVALFTFKPMWVVLLAAVSVLSMTYANIVAIAQTNIKRLLAYSGIAQIGNVLIGMAAGTKMGNDAILFYLLTYLFANIGAFAVVIAMSQAIGSEEINDYSGLNRRSPFLAFSMLLFLLSLAGVPPLAGFIGKIYIFVAAIKEGLYTLITVGLVNIVISMYYYLIVVKKMYIAEPIDPSPIRISGPMKAVVYVGLAGTLLIGIYPQPFIDWVVSATMMFSHLPAPATTGLPPVPPLGG; the protein is encoded by the coding sequence ATGAACTTTGAACTCAATATGACGATTGCCGATCTCCTGTTTCTCCTGCCGGAGATCTTTCTGACGCTGTGGCTCTGCCTGGTCTTGATAGTCGACTTTGCCTTTCCCCGACTGCCTAAGGAACAGCTGGCCTACTTGAGCGTCGTGGGTCTCGTCGTCACCCTGGGCTGCCTCGCCTGGTTCGACTTGACGCATATTTCCGGAGCCCTATTCGGAAACATGTTTGTGCTCGATCGCATGTCCATTTTCTTTAAGATGTTCATCGTCGGCGCAAGCATTCTCGTGATCCTCGCCTCCATCGAATATGTCAACCGCTTTGCCTTTTTCAGGGGGGAGTATTACTTCCTCATCGTCATGTCTGCGCTCGGCATGATGTTTATGGCCTCGGCCAACGATTTACTGTCCCTGTTCGTCACGCTGGAATTTTCCACCTTCGGATTCTATGTGCTCGTCGCCTACCTGCGCGAAGACCTCGCGTCGAACGAAGCGGGGCTCAAGTTTTTTATCCTCGGGGTCTTTGCCGCGGGTCTCCTCGCCTACGGTATCAGCTTGGTCTACGGGGAAACCGGTAAGCTGGTCTTTTCAGACATGGCCTCTGCGCCGGCTACGCCGGGTTTGATCATCGGCTTCCTGTTGATCTTCGCGGCGCTCGGTTTCAAAATCGGCGCAGTCCCGTTCCACTCCTGGATTCCGGACACCTATCACGGTGCGCCCACCCCCGTCACAGCCTTTCTCTCCATTGCCCCGAAGGGCGCAGCCATCGCCATCCTGCTCCGGTTGTTCTTCGTTGCCCTGTTCACCTTTAAACCGATGTGGGTGGTCTTGCTGGCAGCGGTCTCCGTCTTATCGATGACCTACGCGAACATCGTGGCCATCGCCCAAACGAATATTAAGCGCCTCCTCGCCTATTCCGGCATTGCCCAAATCGGAAACGTCCTCATCGGGATGGCAGCGGGCACGAAGATGGGGAATGATGCGATCCTGTTTTATCTTCTCACCTATCTGTTCGCCAATATCGGCGCCTTCGCGGTCGTGATCGCGATGAGCCAGGCCATTGGCAGCGAAGAGATCAACGATTACAGCGGACTCAATCGCCGATCGCCGTTTCTGGCTTTTTCCATGCTGCTGTTCCTCCTCTCGCTGGCCGGCGTGCCGCCCTTAGCCGGGTTTATCGGCAAGATCTACATCTTTGTGGCGGCCATTAAGGAAGGGCTGTATACCCTTATTACCGTCGGGCTCGTAAACATCGTGATTTCCATGTACTACTACCTGATCGTCGTCAAGAAGATGTACATTGCCGAACCGATTGACCCATCACCCATTCGGATTTCCGGTCCGATGAAGGCTGTGGTATATGTCGGCCTTGCCGGAACGCTGTTGATCGGTATCTATCCCCAACCCTTCATCGACTGGGTGGTCTCGGCAACGATGATGTTCTCCCATCTCCCGGCACCTGCCACGACCGGTCTTCCCCCCGTCCCCCCTCTCGGCGGCTAG
- a CDS encoding NADH-quinone oxidoreductase subunit M yields the protein MGEYALLYILFAPFFGALALIFVSNRQALLVRGIAAGSAFISLMASLYLFYSYDPVRGGFQFIQRFEWSRQLGISLYLGVDGIGTPLVLASSILLFAGIFVSWHIKDRAKEFYIWILILAAATIGVFMSLDLFFLYFFYEMSVIPMYLLLGMWGSHTKKYLEMTDPEGVKQRDSVGFIFNFGSNSKEYAAMKLVLFLSAFAVAAFMGILLIYKSSGLNTFDILVLREHANLMNIPVLGTTLDKIIWVLIFFGFASIAPLWPLHSWSPVGHAAAPAATSMLHAGVLMKLGHFSIIRVAYEILPETTRELMPMAAVLCMFSIVYGGFVAYYAKDTKYVIGYSSSSHMGYVFLGMAALDYISLSGAVIYMFAHAMATGMLFSMAGWVYDQTHTRDIPSLGGLSNKMPFISACFVVGCMASIGMPGTINFIAEVMIIVGSWNKYPLQVIVAVLGIVLTMAYLFKMMRSLFYGPMDQKYSHSHDAVAFVDRLPLLIMISVSVGFGLFPMHLYNVVRSGVDPLIAKITHVVPVVELQAPEGPATSLHEQLAARGAQLPDSPVAQ from the coding sequence ATGGGTGAATACGCATTACTCTACATTCTCTTCGCTCCGTTCTTCGGCGCGCTCGCATTGATCTTCGTCTCCAACCGCCAGGCGCTCCTCGTGCGCGGGATTGCCGCCGGATCAGCGTTTATTTCGCTCATGGCGTCCCTCTATTTGTTCTATTCGTACGACCCTGTCAGAGGCGGATTCCAGTTCATCCAACGGTTTGAATGGTCGCGACAGCTCGGCATCTCGCTCTACCTTGGCGTCGACGGCATCGGCACGCCTCTGGTCCTGGCCTCGTCGATCTTGTTATTCGCGGGCATTTTTGTCTCCTGGCACATCAAAGATCGTGCAAAAGAGTTTTACATCTGGATTCTGATTCTCGCGGCCGCGACCATCGGCGTCTTCATGTCGCTGGACCTCTTCTTCCTCTACTTCTTCTACGAAATGTCGGTCATTCCGATGTACCTCCTGCTGGGTATGTGGGGCAGCCATACCAAGAAGTATCTGGAAATGACCGATCCGGAAGGCGTCAAACAACGCGATTCAGTCGGCTTCATCTTCAATTTCGGATCGAACAGCAAAGAATACGCCGCCATGAAGCTGGTGCTGTTTCTCTCCGCCTTTGCCGTCGCGGCCTTTATGGGTATTCTCCTGATCTACAAATCTTCAGGCTTGAACACGTTTGATATTCTGGTCCTCCGGGAACATGCCAATCTCATGAACATTCCCGTGCTGGGCACGACGCTGGATAAGATCATCTGGGTGCTGATTTTCTTCGGATTCGCCTCCATTGCTCCTCTGTGGCCATTGCATTCCTGGTCGCCTGTAGGACACGCGGCCGCTCCGGCTGCCACCAGCATGTTGCACGCCGGCGTCCTCATGAAGCTCGGGCATTTCTCAATTATCAGAGTCGCCTATGAGATTCTCCCTGAGACCACGCGCGAATTGATGCCGATGGCGGCCGTGCTCTGCATGTTCAGTATCGTCTATGGCGGGTTCGTCGCGTACTACGCGAAAGACACGAAGTACGTCATCGGGTATTCCAGTTCAAGTCACATGGGCTATGTGTTTCTCGGCATGGCGGCACTGGATTACATCAGTCTCAGCGGCGCGGTGATTTACATGTTCGCCCACGCGATGGCCACGGGCATGCTCTTCTCGATGGCCGGGTGGGTCTACGATCAAACCCACACCCGCGATATTCCGTCACTCGGGGGACTGTCGAACAAAATGCCCTTTATCTCCGCCTGCTTCGTGGTGGGATGCATGGCCTCCATCGGCATGCCGGGGACGATCAATTTCATCGCTGAAGTTATGATCATCGTGGGCAGCTGGAACAAATATCCACTCCAAGTGATTGTGGCCGTGCTCGGGATCGTGCTGACGATGGCCTACCTGTTTAAGATGATGCGGAGCCTGTTCTACGGCCCGATGGACCAGAAGTACAGTCACTCGCACGATGCGGTGGCGTTCGTCGACCGTCTCCCGCTCTTAATCATGATTTCCGTCAGCGTGGGATTTGGACTCTTCCCCATGCACCTGTATAACGTGGTTCGCTCGGGAGTCGATCCGCTCATCGCGAAGATTACGCACGTCGTGCCCGTCGTCGAGCTTCAGGCTCCGGAGGGACCGGCAACATCGCTGCACGAACAGTTAGCGGCCCGTGGCGCCCAGCTCCCTGATTCGCCCGTGGCTCAATAG
- a CDS encoding NADH-quinone oxidoreductase subunit M, whose protein sequence is MLEELAAGFPILSCLLFLPFVGAAVLWLVDDEDMVRTSALTISLVELALAVFVLLRFVPDSAAMQFAEHVRWIPALGISYHLAVDGISVLFVGLTAFLTVLVIVYSWDTIRHQVKLYMMCLLALETTTMGVFVSLDLILFFVFWELMLIPSYFLIKLWGGGAERHHAALKYVLYTLLGSVFMLVGIALLDLNFHHWAVLRHTDQLYSFDLLDLLAVPIPVDQQILIFWLMFMGFAFKAPVFPFHTWLPDALLEGPIGMAVVLAGLKLGTFGFIRFSIPLLPEASKSHTVVTVIMCLGIAAITYGAIMALIQPDFRRLLAFSSISHLGFVMMGLFALNYQGLQGSLLTMINLGFSTAGLFFIAGFLYSRQQTTHLSAFGGMAQQVPLLASFFLLIGLASIGLPGTNGFVGEFLILLGTFKANWVFGAFAVTGVVFGAAYFLWYYERAILGPLGKAVKSTMADLQLREMVIAVSLSVMILWIGLYPSPFLHIMNGSIQALVDRLDHGTVAVLTEPVQRLDH, encoded by the coding sequence ATGTTAGAAGAACTCGCAGCTGGTTTTCCCATCTTGTCCTGCCTCCTCTTTCTCCCGTTTGTCGGAGCCGCCGTGCTCTGGCTCGTGGATGATGAGGATATGGTTCGGACTTCCGCCCTGACGATCAGCCTGGTCGAACTGGCGCTGGCCGTCTTCGTCTTGCTTCGCTTTGTTCCCGATTCCGCTGCCATGCAATTTGCCGAACATGTTCGATGGATTCCCGCCTTGGGGATCAGCTATCACCTGGCAGTCGACGGCATCAGCGTGCTCTTTGTCGGGTTGACCGCATTCCTGACGGTCCTCGTGATTGTGTATTCCTGGGACACCATTCGCCACCAGGTGAAACTCTACATGATGTGTCTCCTGGCCCTCGAAACGACGACCATGGGCGTCTTCGTCTCGCTGGACCTCATTCTCTTCTTCGTCTTTTGGGAATTGATGCTGATTCCGAGCTACTTCCTGATCAAACTCTGGGGTGGCGGGGCCGAACGTCATCATGCTGCCTTGAAGTATGTGCTCTACACCCTCTTGGGCAGCGTCTTCATGCTCGTAGGCATTGCGCTTCTGGATCTGAACTTTCATCATTGGGCGGTCCTCCGGCATACCGATCAGCTCTACTCATTTGACCTCCTCGATCTGTTGGCTGTCCCCATTCCGGTCGATCAGCAAATCCTCATTTTCTGGCTGATGTTCATGGGGTTTGCTTTCAAAGCCCCGGTGTTTCCATTCCACACCTGGCTGCCTGACGCCCTGCTTGAAGGGCCGATCGGCATGGCCGTGGTTCTCGCTGGGCTCAAGCTCGGGACATTCGGCTTTATCCGCTTCAGCATCCCGTTACTCCCGGAGGCCTCAAAGAGTCACACCGTCGTGACGGTTATCATGTGCCTGGGAATTGCCGCGATTACGTATGGCGCCATCATGGCCCTGATCCAGCCGGATTTCCGCAGACTTCTGGCGTTCAGCAGCATCAGCCATTTGGGCTTTGTGATGATGGGGCTCTTTGCGCTCAACTATCAGGGTCTCCAGGGCAGCCTCCTGACGATGATTAATCTCGGATTCAGCACGGCGGGACTCTTCTTTATCGCCGGGTTCCTCTACTCGCGACAGCAAACCACTCACCTGTCGGCATTCGGCGGGATGGCCCAACAGGTACCGCTCCTCGCGTCATTCTTTTTACTGATCGGACTGGCATCAATCGGCTTGCCCGGCACCAACGGTTTTGTCGGAGAATTTCTGATTCTCCTCGGCACGTTTAAAGCCAATTGGGTGTTCGGCGCCTTCGCCGTCACCGGAGTCGTCTTCGGCGCGGCCTATTTTCTGTGGTACTACGAACGGGCGATCCTGGGCCCTCTCGGGAAAGCCGTGAAGAGTACGATGGCTGATTTGCAGTTGCGAGAAATGGTTATTGCCGTATCGCTCTCCGTCATGATTCTCTGGATCGGGCTCTATCCGTCCCCCTTCCTCCACATCATGAACGGCTCGATCCAGGCGCTGGTAGACCGTCTCGATCATGGAACCGTCGCCGTGCTGACTGAACCAGTTCAACGATTGGATCACTAA
- the nuoL gene encoding NADH-quinone oxidoreductase subunit L — MSDLTDLLIKLIPVFPLLAVIANGLLGSRYSHEVAHRLAWGSVGLSFLCVIGVFADVLRTGATHEVVAYQWIFGGDLTINLAYLVDPLTCVWLLVVTGVGFLIHVYSVGYMHGEAGFTRFFTYMNLFMVSMLLLVMGNNYAVLFIGWEGVGLCSYLLIGYYYDKVSAAKAASKAFVVNRIGDAGFLLAIFLIFINFKTLDYTKVFAQLGQLSPDMATAIALCLLVGAVGKSAQLPLYTWLPDAMEGPTPVSALIHAATMVTAGVYMIVRNHAIFDLSPIAMETVAIVGGCTALFAATIGLVQTDIKRVLAYSTVSQLGYMFLACGIGAYTAAVFHVMTHAFFKALLFLSAGSVIHALSGEQDIRKMGGLSKKIPWTYRLFLIGTIAIAGIPPLAGFWSKDEIMGHAFVNHQFLFYGLAAIGAFLTSFYMFRLTYLTFYGASRMDHHTEEHVHESPMVMVGPLMTLGVLSVFGGLILGFPPEHGWLHGFLAPVAGAAGGHETSVATTLLLMGTATGIALLGWGLAHFLYSLSPSTADNWSVKFQGVYTTLLNKYYVDELYDFLFVEPTKRLGEFLDWFDRTVIDGLVNGVAQMAEWGSAGSTWLEKYVVYAGLNVIGFGNHLAARQGRRLQSGMVHHYAAIIVAGLFLLALVVQLIVQK, encoded by the coding sequence GTGTCGGATTTAACTGATCTGCTTATTAAACTGATTCCGGTTTTCCCCCTCCTGGCCGTCATTGCCAACGGTCTCCTTGGCAGCCGGTACTCCCATGAGGTCGCCCATCGTCTCGCCTGGGGATCGGTGGGACTCTCATTCCTCTGTGTCATCGGCGTCTTCGCGGATGTCCTGCGCACCGGAGCCACGCATGAAGTTGTAGCCTATCAATGGATCTTCGGCGGCGACCTCACCATTAACCTGGCCTATCTGGTCGACCCCCTGACCTGCGTCTGGCTCTTGGTGGTCACCGGCGTGGGATTCCTGATTCACGTCTACTCTGTCGGCTACATGCACGGTGAAGCAGGCTTCACGCGCTTCTTCACCTACATGAACCTGTTTATGGTTTCGATGCTGCTGCTCGTCATGGGCAACAACTATGCGGTCCTGTTCATCGGGTGGGAGGGGGTTGGACTCTGCTCCTATCTGCTCATCGGCTACTACTACGATAAAGTCTCTGCCGCCAAAGCCGCCTCCAAAGCGTTCGTCGTTAACCGTATCGGCGATGCCGGGTTCCTGTTGGCCATCTTCCTGATCTTTATTAATTTTAAAACACTCGACTACACAAAGGTGTTTGCCCAGCTGGGGCAACTCTCGCCCGACATGGCCACCGCCATCGCCCTCTGCCTGTTAGTCGGCGCGGTCGGGAAATCCGCCCAGCTTCCTCTGTACACCTGGTTGCCGGATGCGATGGAAGGGCCCACACCGGTCAGTGCGCTGATCCATGCCGCCACCATGGTTACGGCAGGGGTCTATATGATCGTCCGGAACCATGCCATTTTTGACCTCTCTCCCATTGCCATGGAGACCGTCGCAATCGTCGGAGGTTGCACCGCCTTATTTGCAGCGACCATCGGACTGGTGCAAACCGACATTAAACGTGTGCTGGCTTACTCCACCGTCAGCCAACTCGGCTACATGTTTCTCGCGTGTGGAATCGGCGCCTATACTGCCGCCGTCTTCCATGTCATGACCCATGCCTTCTTCAAAGCTCTCTTGTTCTTATCCGCTGGTTCGGTCATCCATGCGCTGTCAGGGGAACAGGACATCCGTAAAATGGGCGGGCTGAGCAAGAAGATACCTTGGACCTATCGGCTCTTCCTCATCGGCACCATTGCGATCGCAGGCATCCCACCGTTGGCCGGGTTCTGGAGTAAAGACGAGATCATGGGCCACGCCTTCGTGAATCACCAGTTCCTCTTCTATGGACTGGCGGCGATCGGTGCGTTCCTCACGTCTTTTTATATGTTCCGGCTGACGTACCTGACCTTCTACGGCGCCTCTCGCATGGACCATCACACAGAAGAGCATGTCCATGAGTCGCCCATGGTGATGGTCGGACCTCTGATGACGCTCGGCGTGTTATCAGTCTTCGGCGGACTCATCTTGGGATTTCCACCGGAACATGGGTGGCTCCATGGGTTCCTCGCCCCCGTTGCAGGCGCTGCCGGCGGACATGAAACCAGTGTTGCGACCACCCTGCTTCTTATGGGAACAGCCACCGGCATTGCGCTGCTCGGATGGGGCCTGGCTCATTTTCTCTATAGTTTAAGTCCTTCGACCGCGGACAACTGGTCAGTCAAATTCCAAGGCGTCTACACAACTCTCTTGAACAAGTATTACGTAGACGAGCTCTATGACTTCCTGTTTGTCGAGCCGACCAAACGGTTGGGGGAATTCCTGGATTGGTTTGATCGGACCGTGATCGATGGTCTCGTCAACGGCGTCGCACAGATGGCCGAATGGGGATCGGCCGGATCCACCTGGCTCGAAAAATACGTGGTCTATGCCGGCCTCAATGTGATTGGATTCGGCAACCATCTGGCCGCTCGCCAGGGACGCAGGCTCCAAAGCGGCATGGTCCATCACTATGCGGCGATTATTGTCGCCGGCCTCTTCTTGCTGGCGTTAGTCGTACAACTGATCGTCCAAAAGTAA
- the nuoK gene encoding NADH-quinone oxidoreductase subunit NuoK has product MLPLAAYVAVSAVLFVIGLLGVLIRRNFIIVLMSVEIMLNAANINLVAFSYYLESMAGQLVALFIIAIAAGEAAIGLAIIIVVFRGKLSTNVDEMNLLKW; this is encoded by the coding sequence ATGCTTCCGTTAGCCGCCTATGTGGCAGTCAGTGCGGTCCTGTTCGTCATCGGACTGCTCGGCGTCCTGATCAGACGCAATTTTATTATCGTCCTGATGTCCGTCGAGATTATGCTCAACGCCGCCAATATCAACCTCGTGGCTTTTTCTTATTATCTTGAATCCATGGCCGGCCAGTTGGTGGCTCTGTTCATCATTGCGATCGCCGCAGGAGAAGCGGCCATCGGCTTAGCCATTATCATCGTTGTGTTCCGCGGCAAGCTCTCAACCAACGTCGATGAAATGAACCTCTTGAAGTGGTAA
- a CDS encoding NADH-quinone oxidoreductase subunit J codes for MIAVFFSYFALMSIAAAVMTVALKNPVHCGLALLALLLHVSGFFVLLNAEFLWAVQVIVYAGAILVLYLFVLMLLNLKTDERYFHSTYLYFLTPAVLGSLYVIYLLLHSPFAGAKGDAPAVAVLQDGDTAAIGIKMFSDYLLQFEIVGVFLLGAIIGAIVLAKTPKPLNLRKD; via the coding sequence ATGATTGCTGTCTTCTTTTCGTATTTTGCGCTGATGAGTATTGCGGCCGCCGTCATGACGGTCGCGCTCAAAAATCCCGTCCACTGCGGCTTGGCTTTGCTGGCCCTCCTCCTGCACGTCTCGGGCTTTTTCGTCCTGCTCAATGCGGAGTTTCTCTGGGCCGTCCAGGTCATCGTCTACGCCGGAGCCATCCTCGTGCTCTATCTCTTCGTCCTGATGCTCCTGAATCTCAAAACGGACGAGCGCTATTTTCACTCCACCTATCTGTATTTTTTGACCCCGGCCGTTCTGGGATCCCTCTACGTGATATATCTCTTGCTCCACTCGCCTTTTGCCGGAGCGAAAGGCGACGCACCAGCCGTCGCTGTCTTGCAGGACGGGGACACGGCCGCGATCGGGATCAAGATGTTCAGCGACTATCTCCTGCAATTTGAAATCGTGGGAGTCTTCTTGTTGGGTGCCATTATCGGCGCAATCGTGCTGGCGAAAACACCCAAGCCGCTCAACTTGAGGAAAGACTGA
- the nuoI gene encoding NADH-quinone oxidoreductase subunit NuoI — translation MSVATLTKKILHAALFYEIWDAMKVTFRHMFHRPITFQYPREQRTLPDTHRGALSLLRYDDGRERCVGCDLCEAACPSRCIKVISAEDPARPLQRYATEFYIDITKCVFCGYCVEACPVNALAMTKMYEFSTHDKRTLLFDKKRLYDIGERHLSDAKKYLYAHNQEKNVEESREYRYYFPQSVLKATQSTPKHLS, via the coding sequence ATGAGCGTTGCCACACTGACAAAAAAGATTCTGCATGCAGCCCTGTTCTATGAGATCTGGGATGCCATGAAGGTGACGTTCCGCCATATGTTCCATCGCCCGATCACGTTTCAGTACCCGCGCGAACAGCGGACCCTGCCCGACACCCATCGGGGCGCATTATCACTGCTGCGCTACGACGACGGCCGCGAACGCTGCGTGGGATGCGACCTCTGTGAGGCCGCCTGTCCGTCCCGTTGCATCAAGGTGATCAGTGCGGAGGACCCAGCCCGGCCTCTCCAGCGCTATGCCACGGAGTTTTACATCGACATCACGAAGTGTGTGTTCTGCGGCTACTGCGTGGAAGCCTGTCCCGTCAATGCGCTGGCCATGACCAAGATGTACGAATTCTCCACGCACGACAAGCGCACCCTCCTCTTCGACAAGAAGCGGCTCTACGACATTGGTGAGCGTCATCTCAGTGACGCGAAAAAATATCTTTACGCCCATAACCAGGAGAAAAATGTCGAGGAGAGTCGTGAGTACCGATACTATTTCCCCCAGTCGGTCCTCAAAGCAACGCAATCGACTCCCAAGCATTTGAGCTGA